The Candidatus Aminicenantes bacterium genome window below encodes:
- a CDS encoding Rrf2 family transcriptional regulator, giving the protein MIKLSTKGRYGTRLMVNLARHYHQTQDTIILKSVAEEEGISIRYLEQIIIPLKINKLVKSVRGAGGGYTLARAPKDIKLCDILQALEGSCSLTECIEDESVCEKVPICGTHEIWKGATLLLKGYFDKITLQDVMDITEKKLAAARKKSRAKA; this is encoded by the coding sequence ATGATCAAGCTCTCGACGAAAGGCCGTTACGGCACTCGGCTCATGGTCAATCTGGCCCGGCACTACCACCAGACCCAGGACACCATCATCCTCAAGAGCGTGGCCGAAGAAGAGGGCATCTCCATCCGATACCTGGAACAGATCATCATCCCGCTCAAGATCAACAAGCTGGTCAAGAGCGTCCGCGGCGCGGGCGGCGGCTATACCTTGGCCCGCGCCCCCAAGGACATCAAGCTCTGCGACATCCTACAAGCCCTGGAAGGCTCCTGCAGCCTGACCGAATGCATTGAGGATGAGAGCGTCTGCGAAAAGGTGCCTATTTGCGGCACCCACGAGATTTGGAAGGGGGCCACCCTCCTGTTGAAGGGCTATTTCGACAAAATCACGCTGCAGGATGTCATGGACATCACCGAGAAGAAGCTCGCCGCGGCCCGCAAGAAGAGCCGGGCCAAGGCCTAA
- a CDS encoding cytochrome c biogenesis protein: protein MTESTLFAAALAVYAAAAFFYLAFLFGKKEGPAKTGFALAVAGLVLHTGALVIRTFESGHAPFTNMYESLSFMAWASILAYVLISLRFRIPRVGPYILLIVIGLMALASSPLMPKEATPLVPALQSYWLWLHVSVTLLGEAFFAVAFITSLMYLTAKEPEKKERMDSVSYRCVTVGFPLFTLGGLVFGMVWAQKAWGTYWSWDPKEVWSLITWFVFALYLHTRIVMGWKGRRSAFIAIIGFLAALFTYFGVNYLLAGLHSYA, encoded by the coding sequence ATGACCGAATCGACGCTGTTCGCCGCCGCCCTCGCCGTCTATGCCGCGGCCGCTTTCTTCTACTTGGCCTTCCTCTTCGGAAAAAAGGAAGGGCCGGCCAAAACCGGCTTCGCTCTGGCCGTAGCCGGGCTCGTCCTCCACACCGGGGCTCTCGTCATCCGGACCTTCGAGAGCGGCCACGCCCCGTTCACTAACATGTACGAATCGCTGTCGTTTATGGCCTGGGCCTCGATCCTGGCCTATGTTCTGATCAGCCTCCGCTTCCGCATCCCCCGGGTCGGACCGTACATCCTGCTGATCGTCATCGGCCTGATGGCCTTGGCCTCCTCGCCGCTCATGCCCAAGGAAGCGACCCCGCTGGTGCCCGCCCTGCAGAGCTACTGGCTGTGGCTGCACGTTTCGGTGACCCTGCTCGGAGAGGCCTTTTTCGCCGTGGCTTTCATCACCAGCCTGATGTACCTGACGGCCAAGGAGCCCGAAAAGAAGGAGCGGATGGACTCGGTCAGCTACCGCTGCGTCACGGTCGGCTTCCCCCTCTTCACCCTGGGCGGCCTGGTCTTCGGCATGGTCTGGGCCCAGAAGGCCTGGGGCACATACTGGAGCTGGGACCCCAAGGAGGTCTGGAGTCTGATCACCTGGTTCGTCTTCGCCCTGTACCTGCACACCCGGATCGTCATGGGCTGGAAAGGCCGCCGCTCGGCGTTCATCGCCATCATCGGCTTCCTGGCCGCCTTGTTCACCTATTTCGGCGTCAACTACCTGCTGGCCGGACTGCACAGCTACGCTTAA
- a CDS encoding cytochrome c biogenesis protein ResB, which produces MRSIIRFFSSLRLAIALLIFLAVASVIGTLIPQARSVEEYAARYGAASGLLIKLQLTGLYHSLWYLALLGLLGLNIIVCTLTRLGGKIRRAFRPRLETEAKALTALKIKDRLKRSAPLDETRAALEAALHGAGYRVRSAAGDGRVSLLARKRMAGLFGSDLVHVGLLVLLAGALVTAAGSVRSELPMREGQTLDVPGAGFALRLDKFETEYYPDESVKAWKSAVTVMEAGQALRGAVISVNRPLTHRGFSFYQMSYGFDWDAPTLTLAVKKKDDAAPARTMTLKPGQRLPLRDPEGTEIALLSFLPDFVLGEGNQPENRSSQPNNPAAQIEVWRKGRKAFEGWIFANYPDFAQMHGSQVPDLTVELKAFDAAQTSVLEAAKDPGVPLVWLGCLLGMAGLFLAFYWPTWEIRALLEEGKGQTDISLGGTAAKSRDRFALDFESIVNAFRRPK; this is translated from the coding sequence ATGAGATCGATCATCCGTTTCTTCAGCTCGCTTCGCTTGGCCATCGCCTTGCTCATCTTCCTGGCCGTGGCCTCGGTTATCGGGACTCTCATCCCCCAGGCCCGGAGCGTGGAGGAGTATGCCGCTCGCTACGGCGCCGCGTCTGGGCTCCTGATCAAGCTGCAGCTCACCGGCCTTTATCATTCGCTCTGGTATCTCGCACTGCTGGGGCTTCTGGGGCTCAACATCATCGTCTGCACCCTGACCCGTTTGGGCGGCAAGATCCGCCGGGCTTTCCGGCCGCGGCTGGAGACGGAGGCCAAGGCCTTGACCGCCCTCAAGATCAAGGACCGCCTCAAGCGAAGCGCACCTCTGGATGAGACCCGGGCCGCGCTGGAAGCGGCATTGCACGGGGCCGGTTACCGGGTCCGCTCAGCGGCCGGCGACGGCCGCGTCAGCCTGCTGGCCCGCAAGCGCATGGCCGGCTTGTTCGGCTCGGACCTCGTCCATGTCGGATTGCTCGTGCTCCTGGCCGGCGCGCTGGTGACGGCCGCAGGCAGTGTCCGGTCCGAGCTCCCGATGCGCGAAGGCCAAACGCTGGACGTGCCGGGGGCCGGGTTCGCCCTTCGCCTGGACAAGTTCGAGACCGAATACTACCCCGACGAGAGCGTCAAGGCCTGGAAGAGCGCGGTCACGGTGATGGAGGCCGGGCAAGCGCTCCGCGGAGCCGTCATCTCCGTCAACCGGCCGCTGACCCACCGCGGCTTTTCCTTTTATCAGATGAGCTACGGCTTCGACTGGGACGCCCCCACCCTGACGCTGGCCGTCAAGAAGAAGGATGACGCCGCACCGGCCCGGACCATGACTCTCAAACCCGGTCAGCGGCTGCCCCTCCGCGATCCGGAAGGGACGGAGATCGCGCTGCTAAGCTTCCTGCCCGACTTCGTGCTGGGCGAGGGTAATCAGCCGGAGAACCGCTCCTCCCAGCCCAACAATCCGGCCGCCCAGATCGAAGTCTGGCGCAAGGGCCGGAAGGCCTTCGAGGGCTGGATCTTCGCCAACTACCCCGACTTCGCCCAGATGCACGGCAGCCAGGTCCCCGACCTGACCGTCGAGCTCAAAGCCTTCGACGCCGCCCAGACCTCCGTGCTCGAAGCGGCCAAGGATCCCGGCGTTCCGCTGGTTTGGCTGGGCTGTCTGCTGGGGATGGCCGGGCTTTTCCTGGCCTTCTACTGGCCGACCTGGGAGATCCGGGCCCTGCTCGAAGAGGGCAAGGGCCAGACCGACATCAGCCTGGGCGGCACCGCGGCTAAGAGCCGCGACCGTTTCGCCCTCGACTTCGAATCCATCGTCAATGCCTTCAGGAGACCGAAATGA